One Rhizoctonia solani chromosome 3, complete sequence genomic region harbors:
- a CDS encoding proteophosphoglycan ppg4, with translation MVRKRKPKTPITQSSSSATTKPRLDSAKPKSTRTLIRRFHVLIKRRAVLEKRGKKSREESAELKEIQTEMESMGGLEAYQSMSAIGQGKDRGGGSESVLIGWMRELGMHKSDGKVRLLEVGALKHDNYGSCESWIACSPIDLRSRHPEIREQDFLKLDMDENKDNWDVVSLSLVVNFVPDAKDRGKMLSIAHDILRPPCSQANGGLLFLVLPTPCVANSRYMTSDHLVSAGEALVCSPPTLVRTPKSQDSLPLPPMSTLPVRGNRANKPHNRKPYDKAPQSPSPPPELARSKSSFFNAVKAVFAGWFSVADPANGGADRDREDKHLKRRSSRSKLDNNPNGTRPKRIRTVSPQRNPPRKSGYLDPPEHMIRPVRSLGRSSKLAVTSDSEQTQLSVRNTPMGFGTYRAPRSPPSRRTPSISSWFPPPASTRNSLAPKASQVHFGTLPSNLEIDAAISSYDDTRMQSRSPSVGAGLGVGLGRERTPSRAIPTRETSLSLPLGNRTSVSKATGTTIRTSLSVANPFSGLGKSSSLAPERRKSTLVWDDKVGVTKAGKPRAPTAPPAKNTAERLLNALENMHTLTGDAQRPRRRPPPIVQVPAPGPGDRRARMIQPYGELKIAPNKPKKSAESNSKSGLMKMLMKNKKEVQEEDMDMEEEAARLSQPKENAPVESVSVKSKAKDADTDMDSDSAPTPKPATTTASPLKVVDNFRPASQPPSRPGSSLRQSKTITKRAHAHSAGRNRFSANNEEEEGDEEAVEKRNAELLAVANASVFKVPEGFSFGGSPASTTPKPASVSKGPEVVSPQPIPAKPATSSVLSFTPPAASAKEAASTFFGAKDTPKVTLPEVKNPFASVGAAKPDIKVPEVPKWGSAPSSSAPTPPPKPIEGASPFANIGVSAKPAESAAVVSFGKPAEKPVSDNPFASIGKPTVIENPFGKVDKPKPAQDNQIPSIGKPSGDNPFASIAKPVSGNPFGSANKPIGDNPFAGIGTNSKGASAPAPAFSFGGPKSESTSASATPAPAPESTIPSFFAKPADAPKPTAESVPEAPKLTPEPPKPSPFSFGASKPAETPAPSPFSFGAPAVASAPAPTTTPAPAPTPSPFSFGASPAAPVPTPPAPAPASKPAFAFGLPASTPSPAPSLTEAPKKNPFEFSAPAAAPASTEAPKKNPFDFSAPTASAPLAPTTSKSPFDFSSAAKPAEQPASPFAFGAAPASTPAPAPAATEKKNPFDFSGSSQKPAASSPFVFGAPSASAPVSTGFSFGAAPISAPARPSTPPSGGDAAMEESPTRDPAPSKIVTSGFGNTTGSGFSSQPTPGGFAFGAATNGSTSGPFGGPLGGTNSNQSNGLGSAASNPSPFAFGSSNNTGSGFGSTTGSGFGSNGTTTASSTPAFTFGAGGGFGQTPSASASPSNPFSQPNPTPFGQPNPTPTNAFPTPASPFPAASPALSTVGFNTNNPAPSSNAFGSNQSSTNGFPGSPATPAFTFGASNPAAGTASPSTFQFGLPSGTSAPPTPTSTSAPFMFGQGAAAPAPEGSPAPGVQFNLGTADASPGGRKIKPLRRPRRN, from the exons ATGGTCCGCAAACGAAAACCTAAGACGCCAATCACACAGTCCAGTTCGTCAGCGACCACTAAACCTCGTCTCGACTCTGCGAAACCCAAGTCGACCCGGACCCTCATTCGACGGTTTCATGTGTTGATCAAACGACGAGCCGTCTTGGAAAAACGGGGAAAGAAATCGAGAGAGGAGAGTGCAGAGTTGAAAGAGATCCAAACCGAAATGGAGTCGATGGGTGGGTTGGAGGCGTACCAGAGCATGTCGGCGATTGGCCAGGGGAAGGACCGGGGCGGCGGCAGCGAGTCGGTGCTTATTGGATGGATGAGAGAGTTGGGAATGCACAA GTCGGACGGAAAAGTCCGGTTACTCGAGGTTGGAGCGTTAAAGCATGACAATTACGGATCGTGCGAATCCTGGATTGCATGCTCGCCGATCGACTTGCGGTCCAGACACCCCGAAATTAGGGAACAAGATTTTCTAAAGTTGGACATGGATGAAAACAAAGATAACTGGGACGTTGTGAGTTTAAGTTTGGTGGTGAACTTTGTCCCGGATGCCAAGGACCGAG GGAAAATGTTGAGCATAGCCCATGACATCCTCCGTCCACCCTGCTCTCAGGCAAACGGAGGCTTGCTATTCCTCGTTTTGCCGACTCCTTGTGTGGCCAACTCGCGATACATGACATCCGACCATCTTGTCTCG GCAGGAGAGGCACTCGTCTGCTCTCCCCCCACCCTCGTCCGCACCCCTAAATCGCAGGACTCCCTTCCGCTCCCTCCAATGAGTACTCTGCCAGTGAGAGGGAATCGTGCGAACAAACCACACAATCGTAAGCCATACGACAAGGCACCGCAGTCGCCATCGCCGCCGCCGGAACTCGCACGCTCCAAGTCAAGTTTCTTCAACGCTGTCAAGGCGGTCTTTGCGGGATGGTTTTCGGTGGCTGATCCAGCCAATGGGGGTGCGGACAGAGACAGGGAGGACAAACACCTCAAGCGCCGCTCTAGCCGCTCCAAGCTCGACAACAATCCCAATGGGACTCGCCCAAAGCGCATACGCACCGTCAGTCCCCAGCGCAATCCACCGCGCAAGTCCGGATATCTCGATCCCCCAGAGCACATGATCAGGCCAGTCCGCAGCCTCGGTCGCTCCTCCAAGTTGGCG GTAACATCCGATTCTGAGCAAACACAGTTGTCCGTCCGAAATACCCCCATGGGATTTGGCACTTACCGAGCTCCCCGCTCTCCGCCTTCGCGACGCACACCGTCTATCAGTTCCTGGTTCCCTCCACCTGCCAGCACCCGCAACAGTCTGGCACCAAAGGCCTCTCAGGTCCATTTCGGTACATTGCCCTCGAACCTCGAGATTGACGCAGCTATTTCCTCATATGACGATACACGTATGCAGTCGCGCTCCCCTTCTGTGGGAGCTGGCCTTGGCGTTGGGCTTGGTCGCGAGCGCACTCCCAGTCGGGCTATCCCTACGCGGGAAACCAGCCTTTCCCTTCCGCTAGGCAATCGCACATCTGTGTCAAAGGCAACTGGCACTACCATCCGTACCTCGCTTTCGGTTGCCAATCCCTTTTCCGGTCTG GGTAAATCATCTTCCTTGGCACCCGAACGTCGCAAGTCGACTCTTGTATGGGACGATAAAGTCGGTGTCACTAAAGCTGGCAAGCCCAGAG CTCCAACTGCTCCTCCAGCAAAGAATACTGCCGAACGACTCCTCAATGCCTTGGAGAATATGCACACCCTCACAGGTGACGCCCAGCGTCCTCGTCGCCGACCGCCTCCAATCGTTCAGGTTCCTGCTCCTGGCCCTGGAGATCGTCGGGCTCGAATGATCCAACCATATGGTGAACTCAAAATCGCCCCAAATAAACCTAAGAAATCTGCAGAGAGTAATTCTAAGAGCGGTCTAATGAAGATGCTGATGAAGAACAAGAAGGAGGTCCAGGAAGAGGATATGGATatggaagaggaagcagctCGGCTTAGCCAACCTAAAGAGAATGCACCCGTCGAGTCGGTCTCGGTCAAGTCTAAGGCTAAGGATGCCGACACCGATATGGACTCGGACTCGGCTCCGACCCCCAAGCCGGCTACGACAACTGCAAGTCCCCTCAAGGTTGTTGATAATTTCAGGCCTGCATCACAACCCCCTTCGCGCCCCGGTAGCTCCCTTCGACAGAGCAAGACAATTACGAAGCGTGCTCATGCTCATTCGGCCGGTCGAAACCGGTTCTCTGCCAAtaatgaggaagaagagggagACGAGGAGGCCGTTGAGAAGAGGAATGCCGAGCTCCTTGCTGTGGCTAATGCCAGCGTGTTCAAGGTTCCCGAAGGTTTCTCGTTTGGTGGTTCCCCAGCATCG ACTACACCTAAGCCAGCCTCAGTATCCAAGGGCCCAGAAGTTGTATCACCTCAACCTATTCCTGCCAAACCGGCTACGTCATCTGTCCTCTCGTTTACTCCTCCCGCAGCGTCAGCCAAAGAAGCAGCGTCGACATTCTTCGGCGCCAAAGACACCCCCAAAGTGACTCTTCCCGAAGTCAAGAATCCCTTCGCCAGCGTAGGAGCAGCCAAGCCCGATATCAAGGTTCCCGAGGTACCAAAATGGGGAAGTGCTCCGTCATCGTCTGCTCCCACCCCACCGCCCAAGCCGATCGAAGGCGCATCTCCGTTCGCGAACATTGGGGTCTCGGCCAAGCCTGCTGAGAGTGCTGCAGTCGTCTCGTTTGGCAAACCAGCTGAGAAACCTGTTAGCGATAATCCATTTGCGAGCATTGGTAAACCGACTGTTATCGAGAATCCGTTTGGCAAGGTCGATAAGCCTAAACCAGCACAGGATAATCAAATCCCTAGTATCGGGAAGCCGTCTGGAGACAATCCATTTGCTAGTATCGCGAAACCAGTCAGTGGTAATCCCTTTGGTAGCGCCAACAAGCCCATTGGAGACAATCCATTCGCGGGGATTGGTACGAATAGTAAGGGTGCATCAGCCCCCGCTCCAGCTTTCTCCTTTGGTGGGCCCAAGTCTGAGAGCACTTCTGCCTCGGCCACTCCTGCGCCCGCACCCGAATCAACGATCCCATCCTTTTTCGCGAAACCTGCCGATGCTCCCAAGCCCACAGCCGAGTCGGTGCCTGAAGCACCCAAACTCACGCCGGAACCTCCTAAGCCTTCGCCATTCTCATTTGGCGCAAGCAAGCCAGCAGAAACTCCAGCGCCCTCGCCGTTTTCATTTGGTGCGCCTGCTGTAGCGTCGGCTCCTGCGCCTACTACGACTCCTGCACCGGCTCCGACACCCTCGCCTTTCTCGTTTGGTGCATCTCCGGCAGCTCCCGTTCCTACTCCACCTGCCCCTGCCCCTGCGTCCAAGCCGGCATTCGCTTTTGGCCTGCCTGCGAGCACTCCGTCACCCGCTCCTTCCTTGACCGAGGCTCCCAAGAAGAACCCCTTCGAGTTCTCCGCGCCGGCGGCCGCCCCTGCTTCTACCGAAGCTCCCAAGAAGAATCCGTTTGATTTCTCGGCCCCTACTGCATCTGCGCCTCTTGCCCCTACTACCTCGAAGAGTCCGTTTGACTTTTCAAGCGCAGCTAAACCCGCCGAGCAACCCGCGAGTCCATTCGCTTTTGGTGCTGCACCTGCTTCGACACCTGCGCCCGCCCCTGCCGCTACGGAGAAGAAAAACCCGTTCGATTTTTCGGGGTCAAGCCAGAAACCTGCCGCTAGCAGCCCGTTCGTGTTTGGTGCCCCAAGTGCATCTGCTCCTGTCTCTACTGGGTTTTCATTTGGTGCTGCTCCCATCTCTGCTCCGGCGCGACCAAGCACTCCGCCATCGGGTGGTGATGCTGCCATGGAGGAGAGCCCCACGCGCGATCCTGCACCGTCCAAGATCGTGACAAGCGGGTTCGGGAATACAACTGGATCTGGGTTCAGCTCTCAGCCCACACCGGGCGGTTTTGCTTTTGGTGCTGCTACCAATGGGTCAACGTCTGGGCCATTTGGTGGGCCGTTGGGTGGAACCAACTCGAACCAGTCAAACGGGCTTGGGTCAGCCGCTTCAAACCCGtctccgtttgcctttgggTCCAGCAATAATACCGGAAGCGGATTCGGGTCTACCACCGGGAGTGGATTTGGGTCAAACGGAACGACCACAGCGTCTTCAACCCCTGCGTTCACCTTTGGTGCTGGTGGAGGGTTCGGTCAGACGCCTTCGGCCTCGGCATCGCCCTCCAACCCCTTCTCGCAGCCAAACCCGACACCCTTTGGGCAGCCAAATCCTACGCCGACTAACGCGTTCCCTACTCCTGCGAGCCCCTTCCCTGCTGCTTCTCCAGCGCTGAGCACAGTTGGCTTCAACACCAACAACCCAGCCCCGTCTAGCAACGCGTTTGGGTCTAACCAATCGAGCACTAACGGATTCCCGGGCTCCCCGGCGACCCCGGCGTTCACATTTGGCGCATCTAATCCCGCGGCCGGAACGGCCAGTCCGTCCACATTCCAGTTTGGCCTCCCCAGCGGGACTTCTGCCCCACCGACGCCCACTAGTACGAGCGCACCGTTTATGTTTGGCCAAGGTGCAGCGGCTCCGGCTCCCGAAGGCTCGCCCGCGCCTGGCGTACAGTTTAATCTCGGTACCGCAGACGCAAGCCCCGGTGGCCGAAAAATAAAACCGCTCCGACGCCCGCGTCGCAACTGA
- a CDS encoding ribonuclease II yields MLSVCRSKPRQLIGLLSPVRNLTHTTRSFPSSDQDDGPDRFMHPNRRRKEGKAAYKAARQTIKKMARAERGEVPKRKSRGLDELEETRRSVIGAIPVGTNFQSERSVAFNVYELRSEDLNKDGDDFELAPELRVEPGSFVEIRRNGMAKWGVVLGDENSIVEWRGIESSPRDVQFSVARLIEPGLAQQAGMGTFANEANRGETQARISIGKTLRNLNRRIETAERLVQSAAQRLYEHAKHPDGRTWSSITLADGVAFIAGDEAPTLELTYAVHRHFMDDSLHYIADTFDHRLSNTFSVRPAQEIKTIRRVVDWVRSNNPVLDEFATKARAIIEATAAIRKNSVGESPARVEPQEPLPILNKADHDIINFVRYYLRQRRELQMNPCSLSLPIILTKVSSSYMPLVPHAVFRFLEDLSLFPPWSNHVTQDVDLQMYEFTDTLDTPLPGSEQAQAIPPVSVNDTRISASKTIDGLDNMRHDFGDLSVYVIDDSSAEELDDGISIERTLDGTDNVWLHVHIADPTSVLQPNDPLALDAARRTATAYFPEATYPMLPPTEQSLDALVGKDGASMNVLTFSLLVSPSGDILNHSVRPSVVRKVHVLRYDDVTRGLGSSPIEPLWPFGKPKVQPPGKEPTPIPSETIPDLQLLHKVTLNLAKTRVSKTDSVLWSQPRALMLMEKTKILTGRDPREMPRMYQGFPHIDYSVQPGTLEDPQHALDVSRAMVAECMISAGRVASLFAQEHGIPMIYRSLARPGGVAVDKYQPLLAKRDPYQGTVLYRDAIVQQLPQVTTQPMTTPGVHWQLGISAQEGYVRATSPLRRYLDMVCHWQIKAALHPKSAGVKPPFSIDELKTLMMKQHLHEHARRRAGNGALRLWAMRYIQNKMTNGGHEVLRSLEAVITGRPMNFASSLTFVHPVMITSLGLPAALTGMNMDNPPPVGSTLKVEISNFEISYTPRLTVRQRRS; encoded by the exons ATGCTGTCTGTCTGTCGCTCCAAACCAAGGCAGCTCATCGGTCTACTAAGCCCTGTACGGAATCTGACGCACACAACTCGTTCATTCCCTTCATCGGACCAAGACGATGGTCCAGATCGGTTCATGCATCCGAACAGGAGAAGGAAGGAAGGAAAGGCAGCATACAAGGCAGCGAGGCAGACGATCAAGAAAATGGCTCGTGCAGAAAGGGGGGAGGTTCCAAAGAGAAAGAGTAGGGGCCTAGACGAGCTGGAAGAGACCCGCAGGTCTGTCATTGGAGCCATCCCTGTCGGAACAAACTTTCAATCCGAAAGGAGCGTCGCTTTCAATGTGTACGAACTTCGTTCAGAGGATCTGAATAAGGACGGAGACGACTTTGAGTTGGCCCCCGAGCTACGAGTTGAGCCTGGTAGTTTTGTAGAAATTCGCCG CAATGGAATGGCAAAATGGGGGGTCGTGCTTGG TGATGAGAACTCTATTGTCGAGTGGCGAGGCATTGAATCATCCCCTCGCGATGTTCAATTCTCCGTGGCGAGGTTGATAGAGCCTGGACTCGCCCAACAGGCAGGAATGGGGACCTTTGCGAACGAAGCAAACCGCGGCGAAACTCAGGCTCGTATCTCGATAGGGAAAACGTTAAGGAATTTGAACCGACGTATTGAAACAGCCGAACGCTTGGTACAGAGTGCTGCTCAACGGCTTTACGAACATGCAAAGCATCCGGACGGAAGAACTTGGTCCAGCATAACTCTCGCGGATGGTGTTGCTTTCATTGCTGGAGATGAAGCTCCGACCCTCGAACTCACTTACGCTGTCCATCGCCATTTTATGGACGATAGTCTTCATTACATCGCAGACACCTTCGATCATAGGCTTTCAAATACTTTCTCCGTTCGCCCGGCTCAGGAAATAAAAACCATACGACGGGTTGTAGATTGGGTTCGAAGTAATAATCCCGTGCTCGATGAATTTGCCACCAAGGCACGAGCAATTATCGAGGCGACTGCGGCAATCAGGAAGAATAGTGTGGGTGAGAGCCCTGCTCGAGTAGAGCCTCAGGAGCCTCTTCCTATCCTAAACAAAGCCGATCATGATATAATCAATTTTGTGCGGTACTACCTGCGCCAACGACGTGAACTCCAGATGAACCCATGCTCGCTTAGCTTGCCGATAATCCTAACCAAAGTCTCGTCTTCGTATATGCCGCTTGTCCCTCATGCGGTATTCCGATTCCTCGAGGATCTGTCCCTTTTCCCACCTTGGTCAAATCATGTAACTCAGGATGTCGATCTTCAGATGTACGAGTTTACTGATACCCTCGATACCCCACTTCCCGGTTCAGAACAGGCCCAAGCTATTCCTCCGGTATCAGTCAATGATACCCGGATAAGTGCGTCCAAGACCATCGATGGGCTTGACAACATGCGCCACGACTTCGGCGACCTTTCTGTATATGTGATCGACGATAGCTCTGCGGAAGAGCTCGATGATGGTATATCTATTGAACGAACACTTGATGGCACAGACAATGTGTGGCTTCATGTGCATATTGCCGACCCGACGTCCGTACTTCAGCCCAATGATCCTCTGGCTCTTGATGCCGCTCGCCGAACTGCAACCGCGTACTTTCCTGAAGCAACCTACCCTATGCTTCCCCCAACCGAGCAAAGTCTTGACGCATTAGTTGGGAAAGATGGGGCTTCCATGAATGTCCTTACGTTTAGCCTGCTCGTCAGCCCTTCGGGTGACATCCTCAATCACTCGGTGCGCCCGTCTGTGGTTCGAAAGGTCCACGTACTACGTTATGACGACGTTACTCGAGGACTAGGTTCGTCCCCCATCGAGCCTCTTTGGCCGTTTGGAAAACCGAAAGTTCAGCCTCCTGGCAAAGAGCCTACCCCTATTCCTTCAGAGACGATCCCTGACCTCCAGCTCTTGCACAAAGTCACCTTAAATCTGGCCAAAACACGCGTATCAAAAACGGACTCGGTGCTCTGGAGCCAGCCTAGGGCCCTAATGCTAATGGAAAAAACCAAAATATTGACTGGTCGGGACCCACGCGAGATGCCACGCATGTATCAAGGATTCCCGCACATAGATTACTCCGTTCAACCGGGTACATTGGAAGACCCCCAGCATGCACTCGACGTTAGTAGAGCGATGGTGGCCGAATGCATGATTTCTGCGGGCCGGGTAGCATCCTTGTTTGCCCAAGAACATGGAATTCCGATGATCTATCGCTCTTTGGCTCGGCCAGGAGGCGTCGCAGTTGACAAGTACCAGCCCCTTTTGGCAAAACGCGATCCATATCAAGGGACCGTGCTCTATCGAGATGCAATTGTCCAGCAACTGCCCCAGGTTACCACCCAACCGATGACTACTCCAGGGGTGCATTGGCAACTTGGAATATCCGCCCAGGAAGGGTATGTCCGTGCTACATCTCCCTTGAGGCGATATCTGGATATGGTTTGTCACTGGCAAATTAAGGCCGCTCTCCACCCCAAGTCTGCGGGTGTTAAACCGCCGTTCTCGATCGATGAACTCAAAACATTAATGATGAAACAACATCTTCATGAACACGCACGTCGCCGTGCAGGAAATGGTGCACTCCGACTCTGGGCCATGCGATATATTCAAAACAAGATGACGAATGGAGGTCATGAAGTGCTCCGCTCATTGGAGGCTGTTATTACCGGGCGACCTATGAACTTTGCGAGCAGCCTTACGTTCGTTCACCCAGTCATGATCACCAGCCTAGGCCTTCCAGCTGCCTTGACCGGTATGAATATGGACAACCCTCCACCCGTCGGTAGCACTCTTAAAGTCGAAATATCCAACTTTGAGATCAGTTATACTCCTCGATTGACAGTCCGACAAAGACGCTCTTGA
- a CDS encoding peptidase C65 otubain protein: MSSPDSTGSAWSIISHHEQEKEAALHKQAAILEQHSSDGESAAAPTATHFEPATTAPGPIPIPSAHRDPKRAATKEFPTVGPDDDRSERRDEPHFICATGEVVAAWWEESVLVPEQSCRKERESKVHIAKKQAFVIPPPLSPEPDAVIVRRPGSESNGTTPEPPVAPKASRGPRPPVTTYSTKLYSNQYAQPTQQPTQSSRPRKGSFSSPMHSHQSSSEPAKTERPPSRNKSRGSREIPIVELSGRNNEAPPIEREPVLGALQSHRVNPNKATYAPPASAPTQPTIRPLPSLPATKPTVTLVPPPQPAAAPPPPQLESRPNPPPNTAVATPVPQPVRPPPESLHPAAHYSDPQQHYQPTQRTVSNPPVVRYKTSSDRTSYTTTATTPSLSSSVKTHGSQGASDAPPKGAERVGWAAAPPTRPAMSGHTRAATLDQVNASEAWNQSYNSYRYETHHSSPPKSKPNKLQRHATTAASTPSAAVTHYYYDPSPPLITRNTRLSELKEDYRNPGSERSSIIRRKINYLRFELGYTGLRRARGDGNCFYRSFAFCYLEQILFAEDRALAVINALDNLEIAQNLVEAALPDNKFSKQMHLFLRDLIRNIELGKTDQKKLLRTFQDMRDSDDIVAYVRLLASAYIRLTTEMHASVFHPDDPTVIVSPIEFCISFVEEMGQDADHLQISALSRTLNVAIYIYRLDEKIDGVAPNEQDIPAHCTRFTPTDVPLLTEPVALLFRPGHYDILERHPEQI, from the exons ATGTCCTCTCCCGACTCCACTGGCTCTGCCTGGTCGATCATCAGCCACCACGAACAAGAAAAGGAGGCTGCTTTGCATAAACAGGCCGCTATACTAGAGCAGCACA GTTCAGATGGAGAATCCGCTGCCGCCCCCACCGCCACTCATTTCGAACCCGCCACTACTGCACCTGGCCCGATTCCTATACCCAGCGCGCACCGAGACCCCAAGAGGGCTGCAACCAAAGAGTTTCCGACTGTGGGCCCAGATGACGACAGGTCCGAGCGCCGCGATGAGCCGC ACTTCATTTGTGCGACGGGTGAGGTCGTCGCTGCTTGGTGGGAAGAATCCGTTCTTGTCCCAGAACAAAGCTGCagaaaagaaagagaaaGCAAGGTACATATAGCCAAGAAACAGGCTTTCG TCATACCTCCCCCTCTTTCGCCGGAGCCCGACGCAGTTATTGTTCGGAGGCCAG GCTCGGAGTCAAATG GAACTACTCCAGAACCGCCGGTCGCGCCCAAAGCTTCAAGAGGACCCCGACCGCCGGTTACAACTTATTCGACCAAGCTTTATTCTAACCAATATGCGCAACCAACCCAGCAACCCACTCAATCCTCTCGGCCGCGCAAGGGTTCATTTTCGTCGCCAATGCATTCGCaccaatcttcttctgaacCTGCAAAGACCG AAAGACCGCCTTCGAGGAATAAATCTAGAGGGTCGAGAGAAATCCCCATCGTTGAATTATCCGGAAGAAATAATGAGGCCCCACCCATAGAACGTGAGCCGGTCCTAGGAG CCCTTCAATCGCATCGCGTAAACCCGAACAAAGCGACTTATGCTCCACCAGCTTCCGCGCCAACACAACCGACCATAAGGCCTCTGCCTTCACTTCCAGCCACAAAACCTACCGTTACTCTTGTACCACCACCCCAGCCTGCCGCTGCTCCGCCACCTCCACAACTAGAGTCACGTCCCAACCCTCCTCCAAACACTGCGGTAGCTACCCCTGTACCTCAACCAGTTCGCCCACCGCCAGAGAGTCTCCACCCAGCTGCCCATTACTCTGATCCACAGCAGCATTACCAGCCAACCCAACGAACGGTATCGAATCCACCTGTTGTGCGCTACAAAACCTCGAGTGACAGGACGTCATACACGACGACCGCCACCACACCCAGTCTCAGTTCGAGTGTAAAGACGCATGGAAGTCAAGGTGCTTCAGACGCACCTCCCAAAGGCGCAGAGCGTGTCGGCTGGGCTGCTGCGCCCCCAACGAGGCCCGCCATGTCAGGCCATACACGCGCTGCAACTCTTGACCAGGTAAACGCATCCGAAGCGTGGAATCAGTCTTACAACAGCTATCGATACGAAACG CACCATTCATCGCCGCCCAAATCTAAACCGAACAAATTACAACGCCACGCAACGACTGCTGCTTCGACACCCAGTGCTGCTGTGACTCACTACTATTATGACCCTTCGCCACCGTTGATCACGAGAAACACGCGACTGAGCGAGCTCAAAGAGGATTATCGTAACCCTGGATCCGAGCGGTCAAGCATCATTCGGCGCAAGATCAACTACCTCCGTTTCGAGCTGGGGTATACTGGGCTGCGCCGTGCTCGAGGTGATGGAAATTGCTTCTACAGAT CCTTTGCGTTTTGTTACCTGGAACAGATCTTATTTGCGGAAGATCGCGCTTTGGCAGTAATCAATGCACTTGACAACTTGGAAATTGCGCAAAATTTGGTCGAGGCCGCGTTACCAGATAATAAATTC AGCAAACAAATGCATCTTTTTCTGAGAGATTTGATTCGTAACATTGAACTGGGTAAAACAGATCAAAAGAAACTACTACGGACTTTCCAGGACATGCGTG ATTCGGACGATATCGTCGCATACGTCCGCCTACTGGCATCCGCATACATCCGTCTTACCACGGAAATGCATGCATCAGTATTTCACCCTGATGACCCCACTGTAATCGTTTCCCCAATCGAGTTTTGTATATCTTTTGTTGAAGAAATGGGGCAAGACGCGG ATCATCTCCAGATATCTGCGTTAAGTCGAACATTGAACGTAGCTATATACATTTACCGTTTGGATGAAAAGATTGATGGAGTGGCACCCAACGAGCAAGATATTCCTGCACATTGCACCCGGTTTACGCCTACTG ATGTACCGTTACTAACTGAACCTGTTGCTTTACTTTTCCGGCCCGGCCACTATGATATTCTTGAGCGACATCCCGAGCAGATATAA